Proteins from a genomic interval of Rhizobium etli CFN 42:
- a CDS encoding cupin domain-containing protein, producing MSDDHEHHHIDWREHGVKVIPGNSLDPNTAQTPGMNRATAINNARAGAEKIWAGTVTIHANAKTGAHHHGDLESIIYVVKGKARMRWGEHLEYTAEAGPGDFIYVPPFVPHQEINASRDETLECVLVRSGQEPVVVNLDIEPVEKPEDVPWIDPIHR from the coding sequence ATGAGCGACGATCACGAACATCACCACATCGACTGGCGGGAACATGGCGTCAAGGTCATCCCCGGCAATTCGCTCGATCCCAACACCGCACAGACGCCGGGCATGAACCGCGCGACGGCGATCAATAATGCGCGCGCCGGCGCGGAAAAGATCTGGGCCGGCACGGTGACGATCCATGCCAACGCCAAGACCGGCGCCCATCATCACGGCGATCTCGAAAGCATCATCTACGTCGTCAAGGGCAAGGCCCGCATGCGCTGGGGCGAGCATCTGGAATATACCGCCGAGGCCGGCCCCGGCGATTTCATCTATGTCCCGCCCTTCGTGCCGCATCAGGAGATCAATGCCAGCCGCGACGAGACGCTGGAATGCGTGCTCGTCCGCTCAGGCCAGGAGCCCGTCGTCGTCAATCTCGACATCGAGCCCGTGGAAAAACCGGAAGACGTTCCCTGGATCGATCCGATCCATCGCTGA
- a CDS encoding sn-glycerol-3-phosphate import ATP-binding protein UgpC gives MAPISIRDVKKSYGKHPVVHGVDLEIQSGEFIVILGPSGCGKSTLLRMIAGLEEITGGEIAIDGRVVNQMEPRERGCAMVFQNYALYPHMTVAENIGYALKVAGVAKTERSRRIAEVAKALSLEPFLDRRPAALSGGQRQRVAMGRAMIREPKVFLFDEPLSNLDAKLRIAMRAEIRRLHRRLGATSIFVTHDQTEAMTLADRLVVMNGGRVEQVGTPEEVYHHPVSRFVAGFVGTPAMNLLEGTINDEGVFVYDQSRKIALPRERAAALKGKRVVLGMRAEAARLVVPDAPGALVATADFIEELGASRVVHADFDGLPFAVALTEAVSVKSGDPIGIAIDHNAIHLYAADTGRLIENSAMSGAGAVHA, from the coding sequence GTGGCACCGATCTCAATCCGTGATGTGAAGAAGAGCTACGGCAAGCATCCCGTCGTTCACGGCGTCGACCTGGAGATCCAGTCCGGCGAATTCATCGTCATCCTCGGCCCGTCCGGCTGCGGCAAATCCACGCTCTTGCGCATGATCGCCGGCCTCGAGGAAATCACCGGCGGAGAAATCGCCATCGACGGGCGCGTCGTCAACCAGATGGAGCCGCGCGAGCGCGGCTGCGCCATGGTGTTCCAGAACTACGCGCTCTATCCGCATATGACCGTCGCCGAGAATATCGGCTATGCCTTGAAGGTCGCCGGTGTGGCGAAGACCGAGCGCAGCCGCCGGATTGCCGAGGTTGCCAAGGCGCTCAGCCTCGAACCTTTCCTCGATCGCCGGCCGGCCGCGCTTTCCGGCGGCCAGCGCCAGCGTGTCGCCATGGGCCGCGCGATGATCCGCGAGCCGAAGGTCTTCCTCTTCGACGAGCCGCTGTCGAACCTCGACGCGAAGCTGCGCATCGCCATGCGTGCCGAAATCCGCCGCCTGCACCGCCGCCTCGGCGCCACTTCGATCTTCGTCACGCACGATCAGACCGAGGCGATGACGCTGGCCGACCGGCTGGTGGTGATGAACGGCGGAAGGGTGGAGCAGGTCGGCACGCCGGAAGAGGTCTATCATCATCCTGTCTCGCGTTTCGTCGCCGGTTTTGTCGGCACGCCGGCGATGAACCTGCTCGAAGGCACGATCAACGACGAGGGCGTCTTCGTCTACGATCAGAGCCGCAAGATCGCGCTGCCGCGCGAACGCGCCGCAGCGCTGAAAGGCAAACGCGTCGTGCTCGGCATGCGCGCCGAGGCCGCCCGGCTGGTGGTGCCGGATGCGCCCGGCGCTCTGGTGGCAACGGCCGATTTCATCGAAGAACTTGGCGCAAGCCGCGTCGTGCATGCCGATTTCGACGGGCTGCCGTTCGCCGTGGCGCTGACCGAGGCGGTGAGCGTCAAGTCGGGCGATCCGATCGGCATCGCGATCGATCACAACGCCATCCACCTCTATGCCGCCGATACCGGCCGGCTCATCGAGAATTCCGCCATGAGCGGCGCCGGCGCGGTTCACGCCTGA
- a CDS encoding ABC transporter permease subunit, with product MIERTPIFNFICYTILALGMVIALLPFVIVIIASTLDLETVNRVPLPLTPGSHFWENAQAAWIRADLGNKLIHSIIFATAVGAGKVILSAMAAFSIVYFRFRGRHLIFWIIFITLMLPLEVRIVPTYSIAANALAPFQAILDVTGITALVAWLSGIQIKLEWGLLNSYTGLVAPLVATATGTFLYRQFYLTVPDELAEATKMDGAGAVRFFVDILLPLSRSNMTALFTIMFVWAWNQYLWPLLVTTDPNFGIAVTQLKTLIPSEFGLPDWNVAMAGTLIIMSPPLLLVILMQRWFVRGLISTEK from the coding sequence ATGATCGAACGCACGCCGATATTCAACTTTATCTGCTACACGATACTCGCGCTCGGCATGGTGATCGCGCTTCTGCCTTTCGTCATCGTCATCATCGCATCGACGCTCGATCTGGAGACGGTCAACCGCGTGCCGCTGCCACTGACCCCCGGTTCGCATTTCTGGGAAAATGCACAAGCAGCCTGGATCCGCGCCGATCTCGGCAACAAGCTGATCCACAGCATCATCTTCGCGACCGCGGTCGGCGCCGGCAAGGTCATCCTGTCCGCTATGGCGGCCTTCTCGATCGTCTACTTCCGTTTCCGCGGCCGGCATCTGATCTTCTGGATCATCTTCATCACGCTGATGCTGCCGCTCGAAGTCCGCATCGTGCCGACCTATTCGATTGCAGCCAATGCGCTGGCGCCGTTCCAGGCAATCCTCGACGTCACGGGGATTACCGCGCTGGTCGCCTGGCTCTCCGGCATCCAGATCAAGCTCGAATGGGGGCTGTTGAATTCCTATACCGGCCTCGTGGCGCCGCTTGTGGCCACCGCCACCGGCACCTTCCTCTATCGCCAGTTCTATCTGACCGTTCCCGACGAGCTCGCCGAGGCGACAAAGATGGACGGCGCCGGCGCCGTACGATTTTTCGTCGATATACTGCTGCCGTTGTCGCGGTCGAACATGACCGCACTGTTCACCATCATGTTCGTCTGGGCCTGGAACCAGTATCTGTGGCCGCTGCTCGTCACCACCGATCCGAATTTCGGCATTGCGGTGACACAGCTCAAGACCCTGATCCCGTCCGAATTCGGCCTGCCGGACTGGAACGTCGCCATGGCCGGAACCCTGATCATCATGTCGCCGCCGTTGCTGCTCGTCATCCTGATGCAGCGCTGGTTCGTGCGCGGCCTTATCTCCACCGAGAAGTGA
- a CDS encoding carbohydrate ABC transporter permease, producing MEKRVTFSSTTIGLLFAFPMLLLIFVFFYWPSAQALYWAFTLEQPWGGGNAWVGFGNFKQLLSDPIYWESITRSMVFAFSSTIIAMGFALILALLTDRELRGHKIYRSVFIWPYAIAAPALGLAFRFILAPEAGLLSVINHVWPGLWNPALDGKDAMIAVIIAFSWKYIGYNFIFFLSALQGIPRSLIEAAAMDGSGPLRRMWDLQLPLLTPTLFFLLVINITESFQDSFGIVDVMTQGGPARATELMVYKIYFDGFRGLDYSGAAAQSIILMVLVVLLTIFQFRFIERRVHYK from the coding sequence ATGGAAAAGCGCGTCACTTTCTCCTCGACGACGATCGGACTGCTCTTCGCGTTTCCGATGCTGTTGCTGATCTTCGTCTTCTTCTATTGGCCGAGCGCGCAGGCGCTTTATTGGGCGTTCACGCTCGAGCAGCCATGGGGCGGCGGCAATGCATGGGTCGGTTTCGGCAATTTCAAGCAATTGCTGAGCGATCCGATCTATTGGGAATCGATCACCCGCAGCATGGTTTTCGCCTTTAGCTCGACGATCATTGCGATGGGGTTTGCGCTCATACTGGCGCTTTTGACCGATCGTGAACTGCGCGGCCACAAAATCTACCGCTCGGTTTTCATCTGGCCCTATGCGATCGCGGCTCCCGCTCTCGGTCTCGCCTTCCGCTTCATCCTGGCGCCGGAGGCCGGCCTTCTCTCCGTCATCAATCACGTCTGGCCCGGCCTCTGGAACCCGGCGCTCGATGGCAAGGACGCGATGATCGCCGTCATCATCGCCTTTTCCTGGAAATATATCGGCTATAACTTCATCTTCTTCCTTTCGGCTCTTCAGGGCATCCCGCGTTCGCTGATCGAAGCGGCCGCCATGGACGGATCGGGGCCGCTGCGCCGCATGTGGGACCTCCAACTGCCGCTCTTGACGCCGACCTTGTTTTTCCTGCTCGTGATCAACATCACGGAAAGCTTCCAGGATTCCTTCGGCATCGTCGACGTCATGACGCAGGGCGGTCCTGCCCGAGCGACGGAATTGATGGTCTACAAGATCTATTTCGATGGCTTCCGAGGGCTCGATTATTCGGGCGCTGCCGCCCAGTCGATCATCCTCATGGTGCTCGTCGTCCTGCTCACCATCTTTCAGTTCCGCTTCATCGAGCGGCGCGTGCACTACAAGTGA
- a CDS encoding extracellular solute-binding protein: protein MQAKLLGAVGALLATAFLADPAAAADKTKIDFWFGNSGDIAKRVQEQCDRFNQSQGDYEVVCTSQGSYDASLQNTIAAFRAGKQPTIAQVSDAGTLDIMLSGAFYPANQLMTDMGYTVDWKDYFSGIANYYATSKGEMYSFPFNSSTALLYWNKDAFAKIGKDHAPATWQEAGEDFKALKDAGYACPLAFDISNNEVWQYVEQFEAVNGEAIATKKNGFEGLDAELTFNKNPLLVSYIKDLKSWYDNKLAVIKNKAVGQTFVEAFAAGDCQVILTSVGDHGNIGRTAKQGMNWGVSMLPTYGNATRHSSYVGGASLWVLKGHSDAEYKAAAAFFNFIAKPEEALTWSTVTGYIPVRNSGFEYLKKQGFYDKAPYAGRELAIQSLTASPASDTAPHGIRLGGLLQVRTEIANGLQAIFVNNADVQASLDGAADRGNQLLRRFQQTYKNVQLP from the coding sequence ATGCAAGCCAAGCTTCTCGGCGCCGTCGGCGCCCTTCTCGCTACAGCGTTTCTTGCTGATCCCGCCGCCGCCGCCGATAAGACCAAGATCGACTTCTGGTTCGGCAATTCCGGTGACATCGCAAAGCGTGTCCAGGAACAGTGCGATCGCTTCAACCAGTCGCAGGGCGACTACGAAGTCGTCTGCACCAGCCAGGGCAGCTACGATGCTTCCCTGCAGAATACGATTGCCGCGTTCCGCGCCGGCAAGCAGCCGACGATCGCTCAGGTCTCCGACGCCGGCACCCTCGACATCATGCTCTCCGGCGCCTTCTATCCGGCAAACCAGCTGATGACCGACATGGGCTACACGGTCGACTGGAAAGATTACTTCTCCGGCATCGCAAACTATTATGCGACGTCCAAGGGCGAGATGTATTCCTTCCCCTTCAACTCGTCGACCGCTCTGCTCTATTGGAACAAAGACGCCTTCGCCAAGATCGGCAAGGACCATGCTCCCGCGACCTGGCAGGAAGCCGGGGAAGATTTCAAGGCTCTGAAGGATGCCGGTTATGCCTGCCCGCTCGCCTTCGACATCTCCAACAATGAAGTATGGCAGTACGTCGAGCAGTTCGAAGCCGTCAACGGCGAAGCGATCGCGACAAAGAAGAACGGATTTGAAGGCCTCGACGCCGAGCTGACGTTCAACAAGAACCCACTTCTCGTCAGCTACATCAAGGACCTCAAGTCCTGGTACGACAACAAGCTCGCCGTCATCAAGAACAAGGCCGTCGGCCAGACCTTCGTCGAAGCCTTCGCTGCCGGCGATTGCCAGGTCATCCTGACCTCGGTCGGCGACCACGGCAATATTGGCCGCACCGCCAAGCAGGGCATGAACTGGGGGGTTTCGATGTTGCCGACCTATGGCAACGCAACCCGCCACAGCTCCTATGTCGGCGGTGCTTCGCTCTGGGTCCTGAAGGGCCACTCGGACGCTGAGTACAAGGCTGCCGCTGCCTTCTTCAACTTCATCGCCAAGCCGGAAGAAGCGCTGACCTGGTCGACCGTGACCGGCTATATCCCGGTTCGCAACTCCGGCTTCGAATATCTGAAGAAGCAGGGCTTCTACGACAAGGCTCCCTATGCGGGCCGCGAACTGGCCATCCAGAGCCTGACCGCATCGCCTGCCAGCGACACCGCTCCGCACGGCATCCGCCTCGGCGGCCTGCTGCAGGTCCGCACCGAAATCGCCAACGGCCTGCAGGCGATCTTCGTCAACAATGCCGACGTCCAGGCTTCGCTCGACGGCGCTGCCGACCGCGGCAACCAGCTGCTGCGCCGCTTCCAGCAGACCTACAAGAACGTTCAGCTTCCCTGA